Proteins encoded together in one Pseudomonas sp. ADAK13 window:
- the folE2 gene encoding GTP cyclohydrolase FolE2, producing the protein MNALTLPDIAAQASRQALPLDWVGMCGIALPIQIDGQRLSAKADAGVSLDDGEARGIHMSRLYLALEMLEQQPLSPALLRSVLQRFLDSHEGLSTNAYLRIHADLLLKRPALVSPLAGWKSYPVSIEARLENQMFHVELKIDVTYSSTCPCSAALARQLIQQQFIEDFANTPLQHEDVLTWLGSANGIVATPHSQRSSALLQILLEGDQPTLPLKQLIDETEAALGTAVQTAVKRADEQAFALANGQNLMFCEDAARRLNLALKRSDAVKAFHLKVIHAESLHAHDAVAESRWTRPSE; encoded by the coding sequence ATGAACGCGCTGACTCTGCCCGATATCGCCGCGCAGGCTTCACGCCAAGCCTTGCCGCTCGATTGGGTGGGCATGTGCGGCATTGCCCTGCCCATTCAGATCGACGGCCAGCGCCTCAGCGCCAAAGCCGATGCCGGCGTTAGCCTGGACGACGGTGAGGCCCGAGGTATTCATATGTCGCGGCTTTACCTGGCGCTGGAGATGCTTGAGCAACAGCCGCTTTCGCCAGCACTGCTGCGCAGTGTATTGCAACGTTTTCTCGACAGTCATGAAGGTTTATCCACAAATGCCTACCTGCGAATTCATGCAGACCTGTTGCTGAAACGTCCCGCGTTGGTCAGCCCATTGGCCGGCTGGAAAAGCTATCCGGTGAGCATCGAAGCGCGCCTGGAAAACCAGATGTTCCACGTGGAACTAAAAATTGACGTTACCTACTCTTCAACCTGCCCATGCTCGGCTGCCCTCGCCAGGCAATTGATTCAGCAGCAATTTATTGAAGACTTTGCCAACACGCCGCTGCAACACGAAGACGTGCTGACCTGGCTGGGCAGCGCCAACGGCATCGTCGCCACGCCCCACAGCCAGCGCAGCAGTGCACTGTTGCAGATCCTCCTTGAGGGCGATCAACCAACACTGCCGTTGAAACAACTGATCGACGAGACCGAAGCCGCCCTCGGCACCGCCGTACAAACCGCCGTAAAGCGCGCGGACGAACAAGCCTTCGCCCTGGCCAACGGGCAGAACCTGATGTTCTGCGAAGACGCCGCCCGCCGCCTCAACCTCGCCTTGAAACGCTCGGATGCAGTCAAAGCCTTCCACTTGAAAGTGATCCACGCCGAAAGCCTGCACGCGCACGATGCCGTAGCTGAAAGCCGCTGGACGAGACCTTCCGAATGA